A part of Aegilops tauschii subsp. strangulata cultivar AL8/78 chromosome 2, Aet v6.0, whole genome shotgun sequence genomic DNA contains:
- the LOC109761513 gene encoding peroxidase 2, whose translation MAKLALLAVLVVLGSVACQASGYGYSYPNTPIIPPPPPATPPPSPSPPPPATPPPSPTPGPTPGYPSPTPTTPPPVSSPTSPNPPPPATLPPSPTPTPGYPTPTPTMPAPPPASTPAPPPPATGLKVGYYNDKCPDAEKIVLDAVRNATAGIKAGLIRLFFHDCFVQGCDASVLLNKVAGKPDPEMLGIPNLSLRGFEVIDAAKKKIEEKCPGVVSCADIVAFAGRDASKILSGNKINFSMPAGRYDGSVSLKDETLPNLPPPFANLKTLTQMFATKGLSQTDMVALSGAHSIGRSQCSSFRDRLQPPANDNSTTSMDATYAGKLTQDCPAGSDPTVPQDYKTPDVLDSQYYRNVKDRKVLFTSDAALMTSPKTKELVEKYTWWLIGDFLWYRHFEDAMVKMGNIEVKNSTNGQIRKKCGFVNEP comes from the exons ATGGCCAAGCTTGCCCTTCTCGCCGTGCTGGTCGTGCTCGGTTCCGTAGCCTGCCAAGCATCCGGCTACGGCTACAGCTATCCCAACACTCCCATCATACCACCGCCCCCACCGGCTACTCCTCCGCCGAGCCCTTCCCCACCTCCACCGGCTACTCCTCCGCCCAGCCCTACCCCTGGCCCTACACCGGGCTATCCTAGCCCAACTCCCACCACTCCCCCACCGGTTTCTTCTCCGACGAGCCCTAACCCACCTCCACCGGCTACTCTCCCACCGAGCCCTACTCCTACCCCGGGGTATCCCACCCCCACTCCCACCATGCCGGCGCCCCCACCGGCTTCCACCCCTGCCCCGCCTCCACCTGCCACTGGGCTCAAGGTCGGCTACTACAATGACAAGTGCCCTGACGCCGAGAAGATCGTGCTGGACGCCGTGCGCAACGCCACCGCCGGCATCAAGGCCGGGCTCATCCGCCTCTTCTTTCACGACTGCTTTGTCCAG GGTTGCGATGCCTCTGTCCTGCTGAACAAGGTCGCTGGCAAGCCGGATCCGGAGATGCTCGGTATCCCAAACTTGAGCCTGCGTGGCTTCGAAGTGATAGACGCGGCCAAGAAGAAGATCGAGGAAAAATGTCCGGGTGTCGTCTCCTGCGCCGACATCGTCGCCTTCGCAGGCCGTGACGCCAGCAAGATACTCAGCGGCAACAAAATAAACTTCAGCATGCCAGCCGGCCGCTACGACGGGTCCGTGTCCCTAAAAGATGAGACCCTCCCCAACCTGCCACCACCCTTCGCCAACCTCAAAACCCTCACACAAATGTTCGCCACGAAGGGACTCAGCCAAACCGACATGGTTGCGCTTTCCGGCGCGCACAGCATCGGCCGCTCGCAGTGCTCCTCCTTCCGTGACCGTCTCCAGCCGCCGGCCAACGACAACTCCACCACGTCGATGGACGCCACGTACGCTGGGAAGCTGACCCAGGACTGTCCCGCCGGCAGTGATCCCACGGTGCCGCAGGACTACAAGACCCCCGACGTGCTGGACAGCCAGTACTACAGGAACGTGAAGGATCGCAAAGTGCTCTTCACCTCCGACGCAGCGCTCATGACGTCACCAAAGACCAAGGAATTGGTGGAGAAGTACACTTGGTGGTTGATCGGAGATTTCTTGTGGTACAGACATTTCGAGGATGCCATGGTGAAGATGGGCAATATCGAGGTGAAGAACAGCACCAACGGCCAGATCAGGAAGAAGTGCGGGTTCGTCAACGAGCCCTAA